A genome region from Crossiella equi includes the following:
- a CDS encoding GNAT family N-acetyltransferase: MTPDPYAGPLRLSGHGVILREWTDADLPVMTELFDDPEVAAYTNVPAPFVAEEYLATIRRVRAEDNRLHLAVTTDGETPLGLGFFAPARREIGYIVGRAHRGRGLAARTTRLLTDWGHTVAGIAELKLCIVTENLPSQGVAKAAGYTLSPEEPKRLEADGRVLHLATWTHTA, encoded by the coding sequence ATGACCCCTGACCCGTACGCCGGACCCCTGCGCCTGTCCGGCCACGGTGTGATCCTGCGGGAGTGGACCGACGCCGACCTGCCCGTGATGACGGAGCTGTTCGACGACCCGGAGGTGGCGGCCTACACCAACGTGCCCGCCCCCTTCGTGGCGGAGGAGTACCTGGCCACGATCCGCCGGGTGCGGGCGGAGGACAACCGCCTGCACCTGGCGGTCACCACCGACGGCGAGACCCCGCTGGGCCTTGGCTTCTTCGCCCCGGCCCGCCGGGAGATCGGCTACATCGTCGGCCGGGCCCACCGGGGGCGGGGCCTGGCCGCCCGCACCACCCGCCTGCTCACCGACTGGGGGCACACGGTGGCGGGCATCGCGGAGCTGAAGCTGTGCATCGTCACGGAGAACCTGCCGAGCCAGGGCGTGGCCAAGGCCGCGGGCTACACCCTGTCCCCGGAGGAGCCGAAGCGCCTGGAGGCCGACGGCCGGGTGCTGCACCTGGCCACCTGGACCCACACCGCCTAG